A stretch of Halichondria panicea chromosome 1, odHalPani1.1, whole genome shotgun sequence DNA encodes these proteins:
- the LOC135334155 gene encoding uncharacterized protein LOC135334155 isoform X5 codes for MKTAAFIFGVLFLWSWQPASAQIMCLGLSDPANGTISFSQGVMVGSMATYTCHYPFILSENNNQTCEASAVGAVWSGSQPTCTFPDFNNATIRFERSNYTVMENGSVEVCIAVYSGFVGSPFNIWYHRRFFGITIWFHITLPYGLVTGDIACSDLSVANDDLLGNNMTITVPLEIPENVTGVTAESNTTFSLFFIDNDGPDVDECAMGIDNCDSNAECMNTDGSFNCTCNPGYTGDGLLCSDIDECATNTDNCNENALCTDVEGSFECVCNTGFNGDGVSCAIPATVDAVSFYFNYYDVYVYFYLSNLVENPFLNNGDFNRQFDRTSDVPCFLNELVFRNTNTNETFQADYPGFCSSYSNNFIFIRMNHRDYLKLVLDGFISTTSTTPLEMYTADMLGAPFNLHIEPNDAIEFNVIMNFYSYVGITDLDYWIDEGILLIHFRTLIDVATVNPSKLSLFRNYDRSNAVSITGGEVLNQSPGLARSVAIRLTSDDLDILACRGICTGNDLIFNQACYLGVESEFATGYFGVEVSPTTGYRVNNIRRAPTDFEPVTMSIQLEYIDGLIFNLTLGLGQPFTVRYDVGERIISVMCTSRNTSHMNPMLDIDNGAVSIPPNYIQNDWPNSTTLNAPWGLAESGLQGYHTCRTEGDTFLSHMHHLLHPNGNYIFFYNDTSISVDIYEDIVLRFAHSGNFEFNWFQLFTNEYNRAPFNFRFEINTPFPYHAELHIARTRFNYAGEYFIYYNSHLWPNIIIDVNALKLTLYPPVLTVLSSDPPDTTASLTCTSSNSNVPVMFPGNHTSLGITSTYLDDTKTSVRLDFELNESLIGMLEGMKFICEARDPDNFNSIVSTASSTFRKVSAPLSIYAIEPDSSRNQVMDGAMINTASSFECLWYINSTQTDIEVITETLFWRINLESQEEMEFTSDVSVEDYIVTTLENGITLNILGSFRGNVSCIYGNDSLRVNVVTRAPVSGVDFIPPIFPEDAVELFDSDDGCSQRIYSSTGIPFGAATHQYVHVCTNGMLTVGTPPLFLGTASERFPTSDIRISQSNLLAPFWNDHDNRDFTSSVRYRVYNDAGGDTDSFINIVSSFISNRIDAEIFGTFVPTWMLVASWRDVPPYPYTAIDRGKNSFEAIIITDGVVTFAVYTYNCDDLQWGQSQDGDYSTIGYNINPASFFGSDPQNLSAFQDHRISNLPMSEMVACSSLVRGSRYHNEVYLVGQSRDTTQLARAECTSSINNDTLYGNIIIRSTVRDGCPCNLAQASRDFAFSFIGVFQLTLDPVYADQFCYTPRFSQINTILCCYSQNSGALNNVGGISGVVAYSPSFFPREFLDNDYNLRRKCSIGGAIDTLYRTRRPPVTCAIYQPPRRTFCSGDPHLTNLDGTKFTFNGWGEYILLELETDNTTFWVQARMHPLVDSNATELGGFAFAMSRDTPVEIRLNATRQLDILISGEDVTDQLVNVSSSISTDFYSVSRSSSNSILATFPNGMGLMVTLSSMLTFTVIIPDAFRGLTRGMVGNYNGDVTDDVRFRNGTLVPLSEFSFRILHQVGLSWQLDASESLFTYPEGLTAADFAVLDHDPPYLDEVVASASAEVLQACGNNVECIFDSMETGDINIGLETMAMISIIDEDERLASNFPPMINGPDTLYVTLGEQAELVFNVTDDKGIINVTLVDGLPAGATLLPAPIDNFTVEYTLKLQLDTIFDISLVFLATDELDSGSTLEVQVVICACVNNGNCTLEGVVDQSASTVVSNCLCPQGWEGDFCEDDVDGCANFDCFMSVNCVDVPAPGVGAMCGPCPQGYRGDGSKCADINECNGTHGCAQLCVNEPGSFECACYPGYELVSQAECRDINECSLLNGGCHHFCNNTIGGFDCSCEEGYTISIDNETCQVDPISMCDAMSSCAQSCVSLSGVETCNCLPGFELASNQIDCTNINECLEDPCEQICVDLAGGYECSCREGYELLPGGRCTDINECLVAAMDISTPDLCGPLMFCVNGDGNYSCECLAGTLLMDGVCEAVMCLDLIDPANGTISFSQGVMVGSVATYTCNDPYILSENSNPICEPSAVGAMWSGSQPTCNFPDFNSVTISFERSDYTVIENGSVEVCIAVDSGFVGSPFNIWYHENLFGITIWFHITLPYGLVTGDTECSDLSVTNDDLLGNNMTITVPLEIPENVTGVTAESNTTFSLLFIDNDGPDVDECAMGIDNCDSNAECMNTEGSFNCTCNPGYTGDGLLCNDIDECATNTNSCNANTVCTNGEGSFECMCDTGFSGDGVSCANIDECASLHNCHDNALCTDTMGSFNCVCDDGYRGDGVACIDIDECDDNMDNCTEDNAECTNTIGSFTCACDPGYSGDGTVCTDIDECATNMDNCGDNTVCINVEGSFNCMCDTGFVGDGVFCANINECAIDMDNCNNNALCTDTMGSFTCVCTDGFRGNGVACTDIDECDENLDNCAEDNAECTNTIGSFTCTCDPGYSGDGTVCMEIDECATNTDNCDDNALCTDVVGSFECVCNTGFSGDGVSCANIDECGINMGNCDDNALCTDTMGSFTCVCADGFLGDGVTCTDIDECTGNMDNCAEDNAECTNTIGSFTCACDPGYSGDGTVCMDIDECATNTDNCNDNALCTDVEGSFECMCNTGFNGDGVSCANIDECALSILHNCHDNALCTDTMGSFICVCVDGFRGDGVACVDIEECDDNLDNCAEDNAECTNTIGSFTCACDPGYSGDGTECMDIDECDDNLDNCAEDNAKCANTIGSFTCACDPGYSGDGTVCTDIDECATNTDNCNENALCTDVEGSFECVCNTGFSGDGVSCANINECAIDMDNCNDNALCTDTMGSFICGCVDGFRGDGVTCTDIDECDEILDNCAEDNAECTNTIGSFTCACDPGYSGDGTVCMDTDECAAGLDNCHPNATCSNSVGSFSCDCYDDFFGDGNICIPGVQLSLAPDRYSVLEGESLDVTMNVYNPSDENITVSGCFHILKIELYVSYSFDVHAGAMFAQTETIMFPGDDILNDMEKMNVELVLESDSDLVTIVDGYGTANVIVVDDDIVDVGFTETEVYVLESEGVVHVCVELLQGSGCQRPLVLRVNTRKHSDATFPANKSDDFKTLREVGSININAEEGQTECFDVNIVNDDYYEQNETFKIMLDVKDANVFTLVDMVIVTIIDDDIAPIFCPELSIENGEVTVMGEQTPGTTAHYSCDEFYILNGNTYRTCQENGTWTGEDPECERGPFTASCLSSMDSITGPLIINCSTVGPAVIVNISCDFDNSARVEECTSLLSINFLDFDAGIHTLVITFTDADGIAVQSSFSFSVPFVCPSLSIGNGDVDIMGRMFKIGYLAGAIANYSCDNFFILAGNEFRNCQADGTWDGMDPECERGPIMLDCTSSQTSPAVLPDLSCTAVGPFSIVNTICNFDDGAYNITECDLAAPLKSPVVGQLGAGNHTLLITVSDSDGEMAKFIFNFFIPPPLGLACVEVEFNPFLYRLMCTADNSLSKPLLCEAASSLGSFTVDCGQLDVVNTIDAPPLLGDVAYTLTVSAVDIFEQQESDVLMFILPGPPTLELQFNNNTPDVDGSDIRVSFVSNNPLESAVCAINGPNPISRSCDLAMDGFSGSFVFSPVNRVTARYITITAMSANSQTGSLIRGVRSGAIAQCSAHLINEGVVISGNSVTVEFTITGLANLASSICILGSQVVDPCTSPVTFDNVIQAEFQGGLVIRPNDPDRLCSRTISRLVTLV; via the exons ATGAAGACAGCTGCATTCATATTTGGCGTCTTGTTCCTGTGGTCATGGCAACCAGCCAGCGCACAGA TAATGTGTCTAGGCCTGAGCGACCCAGCCAACGGTACTATCTCCTTCTCTCAAGGTGTGATGGTGGGATCCATGGCAACGTACACCTGTCACTACCCCTTTATACTGAGCGAGAACAATAATCAGACGTGTGAGGCGAGTGCAGTTGGTGCAGTGTGGTCCGGGAGCCAACCAACATGCACTTTCCCCGACTTCAATAacg CTACGATACGCTTTGAACGTTCTAACTACACCGTCATGGAGAATGGTAGTGTCGAGGTATGCATTGCTGTTTACAGTGGATTTGTCGGCAGTCCCTTCAACATCTGGTATCACAGGAGATTTT TTGGTATTACTATTTGGTTCCATATTACTCTCCCGTACGGATTGGTGACTGGAGACATAGCGTGCAGTGATCTGTCCGTTGCCAATGACGACCTTCTCGGCAATAACATGACGATCACAGTACCTCTTGAGATTCCAGAGAATGTGACAGGTGTTACTGCTGAGAGTAACACCACTTTCTCGCTGTTCTTCATCGATAACGACG GCCCCGATGTGGATGAGTGTGCTATGGGCATTGATAACTGTGACTCTAACGCTGAGTGCATGAATACAGACGGCAGCTTCAACTGTACCTGTAACCCTGGATACACAGGAGACGGATTACTTTGTAGTG ATATCGACGAGTGTGCTACCAACACGGACAACTGCAATGAGAATGCTCTGTGTACAGACGTTGAGGGAAgttttgagtgtgtgtgcaatacTGGCTTCAATGGAGATGGCGTGTCGTGTGCAA TACCTGCAACAGTTGATGCAGTTAGTTTCTACTTCAACTACTATgacgtgtacgtgtacttcTACTTGAGTAACTTGGTGGAGAATCCGTTTTTGAATAATGGTGACTTTAACAGACAGTTTGATCGTACGTCTGATGTACCGTGCTTTTTGAACGAGCTTGTTTTCAGGAATACAAACACTAACGAAACATTCCAGGCTGATTACCCGGGGTTTTGCTCTTCGTACAGTAACAATTTCATTTTTATCCGCATGAATCATAGAGATTATCTCAAGCTGGTTTTGGATGGGTTTATCAGTACAACCTCTACTACTCCCTTGGAAATGTACACTGCAGATATGCTTGGAGCTCCTTTCAACCTTCACATAGAACCAAATGACGCAATCGAGTTCAACGTGATAATGAATTTTTACTCTTACGTAGGTATTACTGATCTTGATTATTGGATCGATGAGGGAATTCTTTTGATTCATTTCCGTACTTTAATTGACGTAGCTACAGTAAATCCCAGCAAGCTGTCACTCTTTCGCAATTATGATCGGAGCAACGCTGTTAGCATTACGGGTGGTGAAGTACTGAACCAGTCTCCTGGCCTAGCAAGATCTGTGGCTATCCGACTGACTTCTGATGATCTAGATATTCTTGCATGCAGAGGAATATGCACGGGAAATGATCTGATTTTCAATCAAGCCTGTTACCTTGGCGTAGAATCAGAATTTGCTACAGGGTATTTTGGAGTGGAGGTTTCTCCCACTACTGGCTATCGAGTCAATAACATCCGGAGAGCTCCCACAg ATTTTGAGCCAGTGACTATGTCTATTCAGCTGGAGTATATCGATGGATTGATTTTCAATTTGACGCTCGGTCTAGGTCAGCCCTTCACAGTTCGATATGATGTTGGCGAAAGAATTATCAG TGTGATGTGCACAAGCAGGAACACTAGCCATATGAACCCAATGCTGGACATTGACAATGGTGCAGTGTCTATTCCACCGAACTACATCCAGAATGACTGGCCCAACTCCACAACCTTGAATGCACCCTGGGGGCTAGCTGAGTCTGGTTTGCAAGGTTACCACACGTGCAGGACAGAGGGAGACACTTTCCTCAGCCATATGCATCACCTTCTACATCCCA ACGGTAATTACATCTTTTTCTACAACGACACCTCCATTTCGGTTGATATATATGAAGATATCGTACTCCGCTTTGCACATTCAGGAAATTTTGAGTTTAATTGGTTCCAATTGTTTACCAATGAATACAATAGGGCACCTTTTAACTTCCGTTTTGAAATAAACACTCCATTTCCATACCATGCTGAATTGCACATCGCCAGGACACGGTTTAACTATGCGGGAGAGTACTTTATCTATTACAATTCTCACCTATGGCCAAACATCATCATCGATGTCAATG CCCTCAAACTCACTCTCTACCCACCGGTCCTGACTGTGCTCAGCTCTGACCCTCCCGATACAACCGCCTCTCTCACTTGTACCTCCAGTAATTCAAATGTTCCTGTGATGTTCCCTGGAAACCACACCTCACTGGGCATCACGTCTACCTACCTAGATGACACCAAAACCTCTGTGAGATTGGATTTTGAGCTAAACGAAAGCCTTATTGGCATGCTAGAGGGGATGAAGTTCATCTGTGAGGCCAGGGATCCAGATAATTTTAACTCCATTGTGTCAACAGCCAGTTCCACCTTCAGAAAAGTGTcag CTCCTCTGTCCATCTATGCAATTGAGCCCGACAGTAGTCGTAATCAAGTTATGGATGGTGCAATGATCAATACAGCCAGCTCGTTTGAATGCCTGTGGTATATCAATTCCACACAAACGGATATTGAAGTTATCACTGAGACCTTGTTCTGGAGAATCAATCTGGAGTCCCAAGAAGAAATGGAGTTCACTTCAGACGTTAGTGTTGAAGATTATATAGTCACTACACTCGAGAATGGAATCACTCTGAATATTCTCGGCAGTTTCCGTGGAAACGTTTCGTGCATCTATGGCAATGACAGTTTAAGGGTCAATGTTGTCACTAGAG CTCCGGTGTCGGGTGTAGACTTCATTCCTCCTATCTTCCCCGAAGATGCTGTGGAATTGTTTGATAGTGATGATGGATGTTCACAGCGGATTTACTCGAGTACAGGTATTCCTTTTGGAGCCGCAACACACCAATACGTTCAT GTCTGCACGAATGGCATGCTGACTGTTGGCACTCCCCCACTCTTTCTCGGTACAGCATCGGAACGATTCCCCACATCTGATATCAGGATCAGCCAATCAAATTTGCTCGCTCCATTCTGGAATGACCACGACAACCGTGACTTCACCTCTAGTGTAAGGTACAGAGTGTACAATGATGCTGGTGGTGACACCGATAGTTTTATAAATATCGTGAGCTCTTTCATATCAAACCGTATCGATGCTGAAATATTTGGTACATTTGTTCCCACTTGGATGCTAGTAGCCTCCTGGAGGGACGTTCCTCCGTACCCCTACACTGCAATAGACAGAGGAAAA AATTCGTTCGAAGCCATTATCATAACTGATGGTGTAGTAACCTTTGCTGTCTACACGTATAACTGTGATGATCTGCAATGGGGTCAGTCGCAGGATGGTGACTATTCTACCATCGGCTACAACATCAATCCAGCCTCGTTTTTTGGTAGTGATCCCCAAAATTTGTCTGCTTTCCAAGATCATCGTATTTCAAATCTTCCCATGAGCGAGATGGTTGCATGTTCAAGCCTTGTTAGAGGATCACGTTATCATAATGAAGTGTATTTAGTCGGCCAGTCTAGAGATACCACGCAATTGGCACGTGCAGAATGTACCAGCTCTATCAACAACGATACCTTGTATGGTAACATAATCATTAGAAGTACAGTAAGGGATGGATGCCCTTGCAACTTGGCTCAAGCTTCAAGAGACTTTGCCTTTAGTTTTATTGGTGTATTTCAGTTAACATTGGACCCTGTGTACGCTGATCAGTTCTGTTATACTCCAAGATTCTCTCAGATCAACACCATTCTCTGTTGCTATAG TCAAAACAGTGGAGCTCTCAACAATGTTGGTGGTATCAGTGGAGTGGTGGCGTACAGTCCTAGCTTCTTCCCAAGAGAGTTCCTTGATAACGATTACAACTTACGTCGCAAATGCAGCATAGGAGGTGCAATTGACACACTGTACAGGACTAGAAGACCTCCAGTGACCTGTGCCATTTATCAGCCTCCAAGAAGAA cttTCTGTAGTGGTGATCCTCATCTCACGAATCTTGATGGAACTAAGTTCACATTCAACGGTTGGGGAGAGTACATTCTACTGGAGTTGGAGACTGATAACACCACATTCTGGGTGCAAGCTCGTATGCATCCACTCGTAGATTCTAATGCTACTGAACTAGGTGGTTTCGCTTTTGCTATGAGCAGGGATACTCCTGTAGAA ATTCGCCTGAATGCAACTAGACAGCTTGATATTCTGATCAGTGGTGAAGATGTAACGGACCAACTGGTCAACGTAAGCTCTTCTATATCCACTGACTTCTACTCTGTGTCTCGAAGCAGTTCCAATTCCATTTTGGCCACGTTCCCGAATGGAATGGGATTAATGGTGACTCTCTCGAGCATGCTCACCTTCACAGTCATCATCCCTGATGCCTTCCGTGGACTAACTAGAG GAATGGTTGGAAATTACAATGGTGATGTCACTGATGATGTCAGATTCCGAAACGGGACTTTGGTGCCTCTTTCTGAATTTTCCTTTCGGATACTACACCAAGTGGGGCTGTCAT GGCAACTGGATGCTTCAGAGTCTCTCTTCACTTACCCTGAGGGCTTAACTGCCGCAGACTTTGCTGTCCTTGACCACGATCCACCATACCTGGATGAAGTGGTAGCCAGTGCATCAGCAGAAGTGCTTCAGGCATGTGGAAATAATGTCGAGTGTATTTTTGACTCTATGGAAACAGGGGACATCAATATCGGCCTTGAAACCATGGCTATGATTTCAATAATTGACGAAGATGAGAGACTTGCAT CCAACTTCCCTCCCATGATCAACGGCCCTGACACTCTCTATGTGACACTGGGGGAACAGGCTGAACTGGTGTTCAATGTGACTGACGACAAGGGCATTATCAACGTTACACTAGTGGATGGACTGCCAGCTGGGGCCACTCTACTGCCTGCCCCCATTGACAACTTTACGGTGGAGTATACATTAAAATTGCAGCTTGATACGATTTTCGATATTTCTCTTGTGTTTTTGGCCACTGATGAGCTGGACTCTGGGTCAACTCTAGAAGTGCAG GTTGTGATCTGTGCTTGTGTGAACAATGGCAACTGCACACTGGAGGGAGTAGTGGATCAGAGTGCCAGTACTGTCGTCTCAAACTGTCTATGCCCTCAAG GTTGGGAGGGTGACTTCTGTGAGGATGACGTTGATGGTTGTGCCAACTTTGACTGTTTCATGAGTGTGAATTGTGTGGACGTCCCTGCTCCAGGAGTGGGGGCCATGTGTGGTCCATGCCCTCAAGGATATCGTGGAGACGGGTCAAAGTGTGCCG ATATCAACGAGTGTAACGGTACCCACGGTTGTGCTCAACTGTGCGTCAATGAACCAGGAAGCTTCGAGTGTGCCTGTTACCCTGGTTACGAGCTCGTCAGCCAAGCAGAATGTAGAG ACATAAACGAGTGCTCTTTGCTCAATGGTGGTTGTCATCACTTCTGTAACAACACGATCGGAGGATTTGATTGCAGCTGTGAGGAAGGTTATACCATCAGCATTGACAACGAAACCTGCCAAG TTGACCCAATATCGATGTGTGATGCTATGAGCAGCTGTGCCCAGTCCTGTGTGAGTTTATCTGGTGTGGAAACCTGCAACTGTCTCCCTGGTTTCGAACTggcgtccaatcagattgacTGCACAA ACATCAATGAGTGTCTGGAGGATCCGTGTGAGCAGATCTGCGTTGACTTGGCGGGAGGTTATGAATGCTCGTGTCGGGAGGGATACGAACTGTTGCCTGGGGGAAGATGTACCG ATATCAACGAGTGTTTGGTGGCAGCTATGGACATATCTACCCCTGACCTTTGTGGACCTTTGATGTTTTGTGTGAATGGTGATGGTAACTACAGCTGTGAGTGCCTGGCCGGTACACTACTAATGGACGGAGTGTGTGAAGCTG TGATGTGTCTAGACCTGATCGACCCAGCCAACGGTACTATCTCCTTCTCTCAAGGTGTAATGGTGGGCTCCGTGGCAACATACACCTGTAATGACCCCTATATACTGAGCGAGAACAGTAACCCGATTTGTGAGCCGAGTGCAGTCGGTGCAATGTGGTCCGGAAGCCAACCAACATGCAATTTTCCCGACTTCAATAGCG TTACGATATCCTTTGAACGCTCTGACTACACAGTCATAGAGAATGGTAGTGTCGAAGTATGCATTGCTGTTGACAGTGGATTTGTCGGCAGTCCTTTCAACATTTGGTATCACGAGAATCTTT TTGGTATTACTATTTGGTTCCACATTACTCTCCCGTATGGATTGGTGACTGGAGACACAGAATGCAGCGATCTGTCCGTTACCAATGACGACCTTCTCGGCAATAACATGACCATCACAGTACCTCTTGAGATTCCAGAAAATGTGACAGGTGTTACTGCTGAGAGTAACACCACTTTCTCGCTACTCTTCATCGATAACGACG gccCCGATGTGGACGAGTGTGCTATGGGAATTGATAACTGTGACTCTAACGCTGAGTGCATGAATACAGAGGGCAGCTTCAACTGTACCTGTAACCCTGGATACACAGGAGACGGATTACTTTGTAATG ATATCGACGAGTGTGCTACCAACACAAACAGCTGCAATGCGAATACTGTGTGTACCAACGGTGAAGGTAGTTTTGAGTGTATGTGTGATACTGGCTTCAGTGGAGATGGCGTATCCTGCGCAA aTATCGACGAGTGTGCTTCACTACACAACTGTCATGACAACGCTTTGTGTACGGACACTATGGGAAGTTTTAATTGTGTTTGTGATGATGGTTACCGTGGTGATGGAGTGGCCTGTatag ATATTGATGAATGTGACGATAATATGGATAATTGTACTGAGGACAATGCCGAGTGTACTAACACAATAGGCAGCTTTACTTGTGCGTGTGACCCTGGTTACTCTGGTGATGGAACTGTGTGCACGG ATATCGACGAGTGTGCTACGAACATGGACAACTGCGGTGACAATACTGTGTGTATAAACGTTGAGGGTAGTTTTAATTGCATGTGCGATACTGGCTTCGTTGGAGATGGTGTATTCTGTGCAA ATATCAATGAGTGTGCTATCGATATGGACAACTGCAATAACAATGCTTTGTGTACGGACACTATGGGAAGTTTTACTTGTGTTTGTACTGATGGTTTCCGTGGTAATGGAGTGGCATGTACAG ATATTGATGAATGTGACGAAAATCTGGATAATTGTGCTGAGGACAATGCCGAGTGTACTAACACAATAGGCAGCTTTACTTGTACGTGTGACCCTGGTTACTCTGGTGATGGAACTGTGTGCATGG AAATCGATGAGTGTGCTACCAACACGGACAACTGCGATGACAATGCTCTGTGTACAGACGTTGTTGGTAgttttgagtgtgtgtgcaatacTGGCTTCAGTGGAGATGGTGTGTCCTGTGCAA ATATCGACGAGTGTGGTATCAATATGGGCAACTGTGATGATAATGCTCTTTGTACTGACACTATGGGAAGTTTTACTTGTGTTTGTGCCGATGGTTTCCTTGGTGATGGAGTGACCTGtacag ATATTGACGAATGTACTGGAAATATGGATAATTGTGCTGAGGACAATGCCGAGTGTACTAACACAATAGGCAGCTTTACTTGTGCGTGTGACCCTGGTTACTCTGGTGATGGAACTGTGTGCATGG ATATCGACGAGTGTGCTACCAACACGGACAACTGCAATGACAATGCTCTGTGTACAGACGTTGAGGGTAGTTTTGAGTGTATGTGCAATACTGGCTTCAATGGAGATGGCGTGTCCTGTGCAA aTATCGACGAGTGTGCTCTCAGCATACTACACAACTGTCATGACAACGCTTTGTGTACGGACACTATGGGAAGCTTTAtttgtgtttgtgttgatGGTTTCCGTGGTGATGGAGTGGCCTGTgtag ATATTGAAGAATGTGACGATAATCTGGATAATTGTGCGGAGGACAATGCCGAGTGTACTAACACAATAGGCAGCTTTACTTGTGCGTGTGACCCTGGTTACTCTGGTGATGGAACTGAGTGCATGG ATATTGATGAATGTGACGATAATCTGGATAATTGTGCCGAGGACAATGCCAAGTGTGCTAACACAATAGGCAGCTTTACTTGTGCGTGTGACCCTGGTTACTCTGGTGATGGAACTGTGTGCACCG ATATCGATGAGTGTGCTACCAACACGGACAACTGCAATGAGAATGCTCTGTGTACAGACGTTGAGGGTAgttttgagtgtgtgtgcaatacTGGCTTCAGTGGAGATGGTGTGTCCTGTGCAA ATATCAATGAGTGTGCTATCGATATGGACAACTGCAATGACAACGCTTTGTGTACGGACACTATGGGAAGTTTTATTTGTGGTTGTGTTGATGGTTTCCGTGGTGATGGAGTGACCTGTACAG ATATTGATGAATGTGACGAAATTCTGGATAATTGTGCCGAGGACAATGCCGAGTGTACTAACACAATAGGCAGCTTTACTTGTGCATGTGACCCTGGTTACTCTGGTGATGGAACTGTGTGCATGG ACACAGACGAGTGTGCTGCCGGACTGGACAACTGTCACCCCAATGCCACCTGTTCTAACTCTGTCGGCAGCTTCAGTTGTGACTGTTATGATGACTTCTTTGGAGATGGCAACATCTGTATACCTG gtgttcAGTTAAGCCTTGCCCCGGACCGATACAGCGTACTGGAGGGAGAGTCACTCGACGTCACCATGAATGTGTACAACCCAAGCGATGAAAATATCACAGTGTCTGGATGCTTCCACATCTTGA AAATCGAGCTTTACGTATCGTATTCTTTTGACGTGCACGCTGGAGCCATGTTTGCCCAAACGGAGACCATCATGTTTCCTGGTGACGACATACTAAACGACATGGAAAAAATGAACGTGGAATTGGTATTGGAATCAGACAGTGATTTGGTGACAATTGTGGATGGATACGGTACCGCCAACGTTATTGTTGTCGACGATGATA TTGTAGATGTCGGCTTCACTGAAACAGAGGTGTATGTACTCGAGAGTGAGGGtgtggtgcatgtgtgtgtggagctcCTCCAAGGGTCAGGCTGTCAACGCCCCCTCGTGCTACGAGTGAACACAAGGAAACATTCTGACGCCACCTTTCCTGCCAATA AAAGTGATGACTTCAAAACCTTACGGGAGGTTGGCTCCATCAACATTAATGCTGAGGAGGGCCAGACAGAATGTTTCGACGTGAATATCGTGAATGATGATTATTATGAGCAAAACGAAACATTTAAAATCATGTTGGACGTCAAGGACGCTAACGTGTTTACACTGGTTGACATGGTAATCGTAACCATCATTGATGACGACATTGCTCCTA TTTTCTGTCCTGAACTCAGCATTGAAAATGGTGAAGTCACAGTAATGGGAGAACAGACACCTGGAACCACCGCCCACTACAG TTGTGACGAGTTCTACATACTGAATGGGAATACGTACCGAACCTGTCAAGAGAATGGAACCTGGACTGGAGAGGATCCGGAATGTGAACGTGGAC CCTTCACTGCCTCGTGCCTGTCCTCTATGGATAGCATCACTGGGCCTCTGATTATCAACTGTAGTACTGTGGGACCTGCCGTCATTGTCAACATATCATGTGACTTTGATAATAGTGCTCGCGTTGAGGAATGca CCTCTCTTCTGAGTATCAACTTCCTTGACTTTGATGCTGGAATCCACACACTAGTCATCACCTTCACTGATGCGGACGGAATTGCGGTTCAATCGAGCTTCTCCTTCAGTGTaccct TTGTGTGCCCGAGCCTGAGCATTGGAAACGGTGATGTGGATATCATGGGTAGAATGTTCAAAATTGGATACCTGGCGGGGGCCATCGCTAACTACAG TTGTGACAACTTCTTCATACTGGCTGGGAATGAGTTCAGGAATTGCCAGGCGGATGGAACCTGGGATGGAATGGATCCGGAATGTGAACGTGGAC CTATCATGCTGGACTGTACCTCCTCCCAGACCAGCCCTGCAGTGCTACCTGACCTTAGTTGTACGGCAGTGGGTCCGTTCTCTATCGTCAACACTATCTGTAACTTCGACGACGGAGCATATAATATCACGGAGTGTG ATCTTGCGGCACCACTGAAGAGTCCAGTTGTAGGCCAACTGGGTGCAGgtaaccacaccctcttgatcACCGTTTCGGACAGCGATGGCGAGATGGCCAAATTCATATTCAATTTCTTCATTCCTCCACCACTTG GACTTGCCTGTGTGGAGGTGGAGTTCAACCCGTTCTTGTATAGATTAATGTGCACAGCTGACAACAGTTTATCGAAACCTCTACTATGTGAGGCAGCCTCAAGTCTCGGCTCCTTCACAGTCGATT GTGGCCAGCTGGATGTAGTCAACACCATCGATGCACCGCCTCTCTTGGGTGATGTTGCGTACACCCTTACGGTATCAGCTGTCGATATCTTTGAGCAGCAAGAATCCGATGTGCTGATGTTCATTCTCCCAG GCCCACCCACCCTAGAGCTGCAGTTTAATAATAACACTCCTGATGTCGATGGCAGCGATATTAGAGTCTCCTTTGTTTCAAACAATCCCCTGGAATCAGCTGTCTGTGCTATCAATGGTCCCAATCCAATCAGTAGATCAT GTGATCTCGCTATGGATGGATTCTCTGGTAGTTTTGTCTTCTCTCCAGTGAACAGAGTTACTGCTCGATACATTACCATCACGGCTATGTCTGCAAACAGCCAGACAGGATCACTAATCAGAGGTGTTCGTTCAG gggcgaTTGCACAGTGTTCCGCTCATCTCATCAACGAAGGGGTGGTTATCAGCGGCAACAGTGTAACCGTGGAGTTCACGATCACTGGGCTAGCCAACTTGGCTTCAAGTATCTGCATCCTCGGCTCACAAGTGGTGGATCCTT GTACGAGCCCAGTAACATTCGATAATGTGAT